TGCTGTACGGGATTACTGCAAACATCAAGTTGCGTAACTAAACTATTGACAAAATGTACACTTTACAAAACAGTCCAACAGTAACGCAAAACGTCGTTTGGCAATAGAAATATTAAATAAAGTATATAGTTTTAGTTAAACGACGGTTTTGAACTACTTTATTCAATACCGCCGTTTTCCCTTTTAAAAGATGGAATTATGGAGGGTATATTAGAGTTACCCTTTTTTAGGACATGGCGGTATCAAGGAGGTATCGCTATGTCCACTTTTTATTATCATTCTCCACCTGATTTTTATTACTCATTAAAAAAAGTCATTATCCTCCAACGGAATGTTCCGGCCATCAATATGAACACACACATCATTATATAATTGCTAATAATTCCCTTGTGCCCGACTGTGCTATGCAGCCGGGCTTTTTTGCGTTTTTCTTAAATGTTTTTCTGCTGAAATTGCAACTGGCAGCCCTTTCGTGTCGGGACTTAGTGCGAAAGGGGACAAAAGAGTGTAACCCACTCCCTTTCATGGCAAGAAAGGGGGTGAGATACTATGAAGCCATCTTCTTTTCAAACTACGATTGAGAATCAGTTTGATTACATTTGCAAGCGTGCAATGGACGATGAACGCAAGGATTACATGAAAAGCCTGTCCAGACAATCCAAACGAGAAATATCATTTTCTGATATGGGTGATTACCTTGTGAATCAATTTTCAGTTGTAGATAGTTATTCAACAGATTTTCAGATATTCACATGCAATGGATTTACAGTTGGTGTGGAAAGCGACTTGCTAAGTGAAGCATTGCGTGATTTGCCGGACAAGAAGCGTGAGATTATCCTACTGTACTACTTTATGGATATGAATGACACAGAAATTTCAGAGTTACTAAAGCTGAACCGTTCTACGGTTTATCGTCACAGAACAAGTGGACTAGCCTTTATTAAAAAATTCATGGAGGAGCAGGAGGAATGAAAACTACATACCCTATGATTCCCTTTTCTGACATTGTGGCAGCGACGGACGGTGATATAGAAACCATTAACCAGATTGTGAAGCATTACAGCGGATATATCGCCAAACGCTCTCTGCGTCCTATGAAAGATGAATATGGGAACCAGCAAATGGTCGTAGATGAAAATTTACGTCACAGGATAGAAACCAGACTGATTACCAAGATTTTATCTTTTGAAATTAAATAGTATTTTTCCCTTTCGTGGAAGCGTGCTGATATGTTCCACGCTTCCCGAACAGGGAAGTTTGTCTATCTATCAAAGCATACTGTCATACAGTGTGTTTTGACAGGCTGACAAGCCACTGCTCCTTGAAAATTGAATAAAGCGATTGAATACATTTCGATAGAGAAAGAGCCGACGGGCTGACACGCCATGACCCAAAAGGAGGGATAAATAAAATGAGCGATTTATGTCAGTGTTCCGTAAGTGACCTTTGGCAAGGTTGCCGCCATAACTTCCCTATCGTGATAATGATACTCCCGTACAGCCATAGTCCGAGCGTGAAAAAACCGTCGCAGGCATGGGTACGGCTGCATGAGAACCATGCAGGGGTGGGATTCCCGTGAGCTTTGCCA
The nucleotide sequence above comes from Anaerocolumna cellulosilytica. Encoded proteins:
- a CDS encoding RNA polymerase sigma factor; translated protein: MKPSSFQTTIENQFDYICKRAMDDERKDYMKSLSRQSKREISFSDMGDYLVNQFSVVDSYSTDFQIFTCNGFTVGVESDLLSEALRDLPDKKREIILLYYFMDMNDTEISELLKLNRSTVYRHRTSGLAFIKKFMEEQEE
- a CDS encoding helix-turn-helix domain-containing protein; its protein translation is MKTTYPMIPFSDIVAATDGDIETINQIVKHYSGYIAKRSLRPMKDEYGNQQMVVDENLRHRIETRLITKILSFEIK